A stretch of the Fusobacterium varium genome encodes the following:
- a CDS encoding putative S-adenosylmethionine decarboxylase → MFKLKQLGQHLLVEYYDCDVEILKNTLLIEKYMIEAAKVAKATIVESVFHTFNPWGVSGVIVIEESHLTIHTWPEYKYAAVDLFTCGNMIKPLAAFNLLEMKLKAERFDLKEVSRGSLERILKR, encoded by the coding sequence ATGTTCAAATTAAAACAATTAGGACAACATCTTTTAGTTGAATATTATGATTGTGATGTTGAAATATTAAAAAATACATTATTAATTGAAAAATATATGATAGAAGCTGCAAAAGTAGCCAAAGCTACAATAGTAGAAAGTGTCTTTCATACTTTTAATCCATGGGGTGTAAGTGGAGTAATTGTTATAGAAGAATCTCATTTAACCATTCATACTTGGCCAGAATATAAGTATGCTGCTGTAGATTTATTCACTTGTGGAAATATGATAAAACCTTTAGCAGCTTTTAATCTTTTAGAAATGAAATTAAAAGCAGAAAGATTTGATTTAAAAGAAGTGTCCAGAGGTTCGTTAGAAAGGATATTAAAAAGATAA